In Zobellia roscoffensis, the following are encoded in one genomic region:
- a CDS encoding succinate dehydrogenase/fumarate reductase iron-sulfur subunit has protein sequence MKLNLKIWRQKDANAKGELVTYPIKGIEGDMSFLEMLDVLNEELINKGDEPVQFDHDCREGICGACSLQINGEPHGPDRLVTTCQLHMRKFNDGDTIVIEPFRATAFPVINDLIVDRSSFDRIQQAGGYISVNTSGNTVDANATPINKHAADEAMDAATCIGCGACVAACKNASAMLFTSAKVSQFALLPQGQVEAVDRVQNMVRQMDLEGFGNCTNTGACEIECPKGISLENIARMNREYLSATTKG, from the coding sequence ATGAAGCTTAATTTAAAAATATGGCGTCAAAAAGATGCCAACGCCAAAGGTGAATTGGTTACCTACCCTATAAAAGGTATAGAAGGCGATATGTCTTTCCTTGAAATGTTAGATGTTCTTAATGAAGAATTGATTAACAAAGGAGATGAGCCCGTACAATTTGATCATGACTGTCGTGAAGGAATCTGTGGTGCATGTTCATTGCAGATAAACGGTGAGCCTCATGGGCCTGACCGTTTGGTGACCACGTGTCAATTGCACATGCGTAAGTTTAATGATGGTGATACTATTGTTATTGAGCCTTTCCGTGCAACTGCATTTCCGGTAATAAACGATCTAATAGTAGATAGAAGTTCTTTTGATAGAATTCAGCAAGCTGGTGGTTACATCTCTGTAAACACATCTGGGAATACAGTTGATGCTAATGCTACGCCTATCAATAAACATGCAGCAGACGAAGCTATGGATGCCGCTACCTGTATTGGTTGTGGTGCTTGTGTAGCAGCTTGTAAGAACGCAAGTGCTATGTTGTTTACTTCTGCTAAAGTATCTCAGTTTGCTTTGTTGCCACAGGGGCAGGTAGAAGCAGTAGATAGAGTACAGAACATGGTGCGTCAGATGGACTTGGAAGGGTTCGGAAACTGTACCAATACCGGTGCATGTGAGATAGAATGTCCTAAAGGAATTTCTTTGGAGAACATTGCCCGAATGAATCGTGAATATTTAAGTGCGACCACCAAAGGATAA
- the brnQ gene encoding branched-chain amino acid transport system II carrier protein, giving the protein MFVINKETKEVLVTAFALFSLFFGAGNLILPPLLGNKSGELWWLVALGFCASAVLIPIMGIMAHAKLQGTIFDFGKKVSPTFSLIYSLLIYIISISLPSPRTAAVTHEMAIQPFFDSPPLLTSIVYFSLVFVFVINRSKILDILGKLLTPAIILILFLIIGTALFSYDFVFSETVFPNPFSDGILEGYQTFDAIGAVVVGGVIIISINLKKQDATYDEKKKLIRRSGWLAGLSLFLIYTGLIITGALMHGEFSADVSRTALLSGISLKTLGGTANLFLSILVSLACFTTAVGIVTGTADFIKYRFHDSQPVYLTTAILGCILGIVMGQFNVGYIIAVALPALMFIYPITIVLILLNIVPDKFASEKVFRAVVITTIIFSVPDFLGSIGLTETISKVQFFIPLSPYSLGWVLPAGVVFVAANLLQKKQSSEKTHS; this is encoded by the coding sequence ATGTTTGTCATAAATAAGGAAACCAAAGAGGTTCTAGTCACTGCATTCGCATTGTTCTCATTGTTCTTTGGTGCCGGCAACCTTATATTACCTCCACTGCTAGGTAATAAGTCCGGTGAATTGTGGTGGCTCGTTGCTTTGGGTTTTTGTGCTTCCGCTGTACTTATTCCTATAATGGGTATTATGGCACACGCCAAACTGCAGGGTACTATTTTTGACTTCGGAAAAAAAGTTTCACCTACTTTCAGCCTTATTTATTCCTTACTCATCTATATTATATCCATTAGCCTTCCATCACCCAGAACAGCTGCCGTAACTCATGAAATGGCTATCCAACCGTTTTTTGATTCCCCACCACTATTAACTAGCATTGTATATTTTTCGCTGGTATTTGTATTTGTTATTAATCGCTCAAAAATTTTGGATATTCTTGGCAAGCTTCTGACCCCTGCCATTATTCTTATTTTATTCCTTATAATAGGTACTGCTCTTTTTTCTTATGATTTTGTTTTCAGCGAGACGGTATTTCCAAATCCGTTTTCAGATGGTATACTTGAAGGCTATCAAACTTTTGATGCCATTGGAGCCGTAGTGGTTGGCGGTGTAATTATCATTTCAATCAACTTAAAAAAACAAGATGCTACTTACGACGAGAAAAAAAAATTGATACGCCGCTCAGGTTGGTTGGCCGGTCTTAGCCTGTTTCTTATTTATACCGGACTCATCATTACAGGTGCTTTGATGCACGGCGAATTCAGTGCAGACGTTTCACGAACGGCTTTATTGAGTGGAATAAGCTTAAAGACTTTGGGAGGTACAGCCAATCTATTTCTAAGTATTTTAGTAAGTCTTGCCTGTTTTACTACTGCCGTGGGAATAGTTACTGGTACTGCAGATTTCATAAAATATAGATTTCATGATTCACAGCCCGTATATCTAACAACCGCTATATTGGGTTGTATATTAGGAATAGTCATGGGACAATTTAATGTAGGCTATATTATTGCCGTGGCCTTACCTGCACTTATGTTTATCTATCCTATCACTATTGTACTTATTCTTTTAAATATAGTGCCTGATAAATTCGCTTCTGAAAAAGTGTTCAGAGCAGTGGTGATAACAACCATAATTTTTAGCGTTCCTGATTTTCTGGGAAGCATTGGACTTACAGAAACTATTTCCAAAGTCCAGTTTTTTATCCCATTAAGCCCTTATAGTCTAGGGTGGGTATTGCCAGCTGGGGTCGTTTTTGTTGCAGCAAATCTCTTGCAAAAAAAGCAATCATCAGAAAAGACACATTCTTAA
- a CDS encoding very short patch repair endonuclease, with translation MSKAYSKERIKVPRFNEESGFYTTPKRSKIMSKIRGKNTKPELAFRKALYAAGYRYRIDYKKLIGKPDIALKKYKTVIFIDGEYWHGHNWEERKPKVKTNREFWIAKIERNMQRDEEVNAELERLGYKVFRFWETEVKKELDRCLAEVIEHLEAYG, from the coding sequence ATGTCCAAAGCATATTCCAAAGAACGAATTAAAGTCCCTCGGTTCAATGAAGAATCGGGTTTCTACACGACCCCAAAGCGCTCTAAAATCATGAGCAAAATAAGGGGAAAGAACACCAAGCCTGAACTGGCTTTCAGAAAAGCACTCTATGCCGCAGGTTATAGGTATCGCATTGATTATAAAAAACTGATCGGTAAGCCTGATATCGCATTAAAAAAGTACAAGACCGTCATATTTATAGATGGGGAATATTGGCACGGCCACAATTGGGAAGAAAGAAAACCCAAGGTGAAGACTAACCGCGAATTCTGGATTGCTAAAATAGAAAGGAACATGCAGCGCGATGAAGAAGTCAATGCCGAATTGGAGCGTTTAGGGTATAAGGTATTTCGTTTTTGGGAGACCGAAGTGAAGAAAGAATTAGATAGATGTTTGGCAGAAGTAATTGAACATTTAGAAGCTTATGGATAG
- a CDS encoding VPS10 domain-containing protein gives MKFSIAALFLFLGLQMFAQITPTSAEKISKALLQKEQMASTSLVKNIPLQNIGPTVMSGRVVDLDVNPGNPIEFYAAYASGGLWYTNNNGTSFTPVMDNSETQNIGDIAVHWKTHTIWVGTGENNASRSSYAGIGILKSTDHGKTWQHMGLNDSHHIGRILINNKNPNEVVIGVTGHLYSANTERGIYKTSDGGKTWKKTLFVSDTAGIIDIAQTPNNFNILYASAWEKDRKAWDFLGNGNDSNIYKSTDGGTSWEKISTDASGFPTDYGVGRIGLAVYDENTVYALLDNQNHREKTEDSDKKNEELSKEDFKSMSESEFLKLDDKKLNAFLKTNNFQEKYRAENVKQMIRSGVAKPADITTCLENANTSLFDTPVIGAEVYRSDDGGKTWKKQNEDYIDGLLYSYGYYFGEIRVDPNDINKIYLGGVPIIKSVDGGKTYTSINGKNVHADHHALWMNPQKPGHLINGNDGGVNISYDDGANWIKNNSPSVGQFYAINVDNQEPYHVYGGLQDNGVWEGPHNAKEDSKWHQTGEYPWKSLMGGDGMQIAIDSRNHTTVYTGYQFGNYYRINKNTGKRYYIQPKHELGEPPYRFNWQTPILLSPHNQDILYLGGNKLHRSMNQGDDWETISPDLTHGGKKGNVAYGTLTTLSESPFSFGLLYAGSDDGLIHISKDSGANWDNISKNIDLSQFLNLKNLQNGPNLWMSRIVASKHKRERVYVSLNGYRWDDFTPYIFKSEDHGKTWTTISSGIPDSPVNVIIEDPENENLLFVGTDNGLYTSFDQGNSWEVFQNGMPNVAVHDLVIQPEAKHLLIGTHGRSIYKADISTLQKMTSELLAKDVHVFKLDDIKHSDNWGNATSTWSKPNTPGLDITFYSFKEQNFTAEIRTSEGIIVSETSVNADKGLNILSYDLTFTKEGKASYLKKNKQKLKVAKDEKTYLPKGEYTVQLKGNKNHSEATFIID, from the coding sequence ATGAAATTTTCCATCGCTGCCCTATTTCTCTTTTTGGGCTTACAAATGTTTGCACAAATTACGCCTACATCCGCAGAAAAGATTTCAAAAGCGCTTCTTCAAAAGGAACAGATGGCGTCCACATCCTTGGTAAAAAATATACCATTACAGAATATTGGACCCACCGTTATGAGCGGAAGAGTTGTGGACCTAGATGTCAACCCAGGTAATCCCATAGAATTCTATGCTGCTTATGCCAGTGGTGGACTATGGTACACCAATAACAATGGCACATCTTTTACCCCGGTAATGGACAATTCTGAAACGCAAAACATTGGTGATATTGCCGTGCATTGGAAAACGCATACAATTTGGGTAGGGACAGGCGAAAACAATGCCTCAAGGTCTTCTTATGCGGGTATCGGAATTTTAAAATCTACGGACCACGGTAAAACGTGGCAGCATATGGGTTTGAACGATTCGCATCACATAGGTCGCATTCTTATTAACAATAAAAATCCAAATGAAGTTGTAATTGGGGTTACCGGACATCTATATTCAGCAAATACTGAACGAGGTATTTACAAAACCTCAGACGGTGGCAAAACATGGAAAAAAACATTGTTTGTGAGCGATACAGCGGGAATAATCGATATAGCTCAAACTCCAAATAACTTCAATATTCTATACGCTTCTGCTTGGGAAAAGGATAGAAAAGCATGGGATTTTCTTGGGAATGGAAATGATTCAAATATTTATAAAAGTACGGATGGAGGAACTTCATGGGAGAAAATTTCTACGGATGCCAGTGGCTTTCCTACTGATTACGGCGTGGGACGTATAGGGCTAGCGGTTTACGATGAAAATACGGTTTACGCCCTTCTTGACAATCAGAACCACCGTGAGAAAACCGAAGATTCAGATAAAAAAAACGAGGAATTATCTAAAGAAGATTTTAAATCAATGTCCGAGTCGGAGTTTCTAAAACTAGATGACAAGAAGCTTAATGCCTTTCTTAAAACCAATAATTTTCAAGAAAAATACCGTGCGGAAAATGTGAAGCAAATGATTCGCAGCGGTGTCGCAAAACCCGCAGATATTACTACGTGTTTGGAAAATGCGAACACTTCTCTTTTTGATACGCCAGTAATTGGCGCCGAAGTGTATCGTAGCGATGATGGCGGCAAAACCTGGAAAAAACAAAATGAGGATTATATTGACGGATTACTCTACAGCTACGGTTACTATTTTGGAGAAATACGAGTAGACCCTAATGATATAAATAAAATATATTTGGGAGGTGTGCCCATTATAAAATCCGTTGATGGGGGTAAAACCTACACCTCTATTAATGGAAAGAACGTACATGCCGATCACCATGCGCTATGGATGAACCCTCAAAAGCCTGGCCACTTAATTAACGGTAATGATGGCGGAGTGAACATTTCTTATGACGATGGTGCAAATTGGATTAAAAACAACTCACCCTCCGTTGGGCAGTTTTATGCAATAAACGTGGACAACCAAGAGCCCTATCATGTGTACGGAGGCCTTCAGGACAATGGTGTTTGGGAAGGCCCACATAATGCGAAAGAAGATTCAAAATGGCATCAAACCGGAGAATATCCTTGGAAATCCCTTATGGGAGGAGACGGCATGCAGATAGCGATTGATAGTCGCAACCATACTACTGTATATACAGGATATCAATTTGGCAATTATTATCGTATTAACAAAAATACTGGAAAGCGATATTACATTCAGCCTAAGCATGAATTGGGTGAGCCACCTTATCGATTCAATTGGCAAACCCCTATTTTACTATCTCCTCACAACCAAGATATTCTTTATTTAGGGGGAAACAAACTACACCGATCCATGAACCAAGGTGATGATTGGGAAACTATTTCACCAGATCTGACCCATGGTGGCAAAAAAGGTAACGTAGCATACGGTACGCTCACAACCCTTTCGGAATCTCCTTTTTCCTTTGGATTGCTTTATGCAGGTAGTGATGACGGACTCATACACATCTCAAAAGATAGTGGAGCCAATTGGGACAACATTTCAAAAAATATAGATTTATCTCAGTTTTTGAACCTTAAGAACTTACAGAACGGCCCTAATCTTTGGATGAGCCGTATTGTGGCTTCCAAACACAAAAGAGAAAGGGTATACGTTAGCTTAAACGGATACCGCTGGGATGATTTTACGCCTTATATTTTTAAAAGCGAAGATCATGGAAAGACATGGACGACCATTTCTTCCGGAATTCCTGATTCGCCCGTAAATGTAATTATCGAAGATCCCGAGAACGAAAACCTCCTCTTCGTCGGCACCGATAACGGACTCTACACTTCTTTTGATCAAGGCAATTCTTGGGAAGTTTTCCAAAATGGAATGCCCAATGTTGCCGTTCATGATTTAGTAATTCAACCGGAAGCCAAACACCTGTTAATTGGCACTCATGGACGAAGTATTTATAAAGCCGATATTTCGACCTTACAAAAAATGACATCGGAACTACTTGCTAAAGATGTACATGTTTTTAAACTAGATGACATAAAACACTCCGATAACTGGGGAAATGCTACCAGCACTTGGTCCAAACCGAATACACCTGGGCTTGACATCACTTTTTATAGTTTTAAAGAGCAGAATTTTACGGCGGAAATTCGTACCTCCGAAGGTATTATAGTAAGTGAAACATCGGTTAATGCTGATAAAGGACTAAATATTCTTTCTTATGATCTAACTTTTACAAAAGAGGGGAAAGCATCATATTTAAAAAAGAATAAACAAAAACTTAAAGTTGCAAAAGACGAGAAGACCTATTTGCCCAAAGGTGAATATACAGTACAGCTGAAGGGCAATAAAAACCATTCAGAAGCTACCTTCATCATTGATTAG
- a CDS encoding type 1 glutamine amidotransferase domain-containing protein, with translation MKRIAILATNGFEESELKSPKEAMEKEGFQVDIVSLGSGEIKGWADGNWSNSYKVDKTINEVTADDYNALMLPGGVINPDKLRREEKVLTFVRDFFKQEKPVAAICHAAWTLISADVVKGRKMTSFNSIKDDLVNAGANWVDEEVVVDQGFVTSRNPNDLPAFNSKLVEEIKEGKHEEQHA, from the coding sequence ATGAAGAGGATAGCAATTTTAGCTACAAATGGATTTGAAGAAAGTGAATTAAAATCTCCTAAGGAAGCTATGGAAAAGGAAGGCTTTCAGGTAGATATAGTAAGTTTGGGATCAGGAGAAATTAAAGGATGGGCAGATGGCAACTGGTCCAATTCCTATAAAGTAGATAAGACCATTAACGAGGTAACTGCCGATGATTATAATGCATTGATGTTACCAGGTGGGGTAATCAATCCTGATAAGCTAAGAAGAGAAGAAAAGGTATTGACCTTTGTTAGAGATTTCTTTAAGCAAGAAAAGCCAGTAGCGGCCATATGTCATGCGGCATGGACACTAATTAGCGCTGACGTTGTAAAAGGGCGTAAAATGACTAGTTTTAATTCTATTAAAGACGATTTGGTAAATGCTGGAGCGAACTGGGTAGACGAAGAGGTTGTAGTAGACCAAGGATTCGTTACCAGTAGAAACCCGAATGATTTACCAGCCTTTAATTCCAAGTTAGTCGAAGAAATAAAAGAAGGCAAGCATGAAGAACAGCATGCTTAA
- a CDS encoding aminopeptidase P family protein — MKYEQIKSSLFIKNRKKFMAEMLPNSIAVFNSNDIYPIGADSTLPFEQHRDLFYLSGADQEETMLILFPDAVAEKHREILFVRETNAHIAVWEGEKLTKEKATEVSGIETIYWLQDFDKVFFDLMTEAETVYFNTNEHYRQAVETQTREDRFIIDCKQKFPAHRVAKSNPILQKIRGVKEPEEIDLMQTACNITDKGFRRVLDFTKPGVWEYEIEAELLHEFIRNRSKGFAYSPIIASGNNANVLHYVENNQQCKSGDLILMDTAAEYANYSSDLTRTIPVNGKFTPRQKEVYEAVLRVKNEATKMLVPGTIWADYHVECGKLMTSELLGLGLLDKVDVQNENKDWPAYKKYFMHGTSHHIGLNTHDYGELKKPMEANMVFTVEPGIYIPEEKMGIRIEDDVVIQEKGEPFNLMANIPIEVEEIEELMNK; from the coding sequence ATGAAGTACGAGCAAATAAAGAGTAGTCTATTTATAAAAAATAGAAAGAAATTTATGGCGGAAATGCTGCCAAATAGCATAGCCGTCTTCAATTCCAACGATATTTACCCTATTGGTGCGGATAGCACTTTGCCTTTTGAACAGCATAGAGACCTTTTTTATTTAAGCGGCGCGGACCAGGAAGAAACTATGCTGATTTTGTTTCCTGATGCCGTAGCTGAAAAACACCGTGAAATCTTATTCGTAAGAGAAACAAATGCACATATAGCCGTTTGGGAAGGTGAGAAATTGACCAAAGAGAAAGCAACCGAAGTATCTGGTATAGAAACCATTTATTGGTTACAGGATTTTGATAAAGTATTTTTTGATTTGATGACGGAGGCCGAAACCGTTTACTTCAACACAAATGAGCATTATAGACAGGCGGTAGAGACCCAAACGAGGGAAGATCGTTTTATAATAGATTGCAAACAAAAATTTCCTGCGCACCGAGTTGCAAAGAGTAACCCCATACTTCAAAAGATTCGCGGAGTAAAAGAGCCAGAAGAAATCGATTTGATGCAGACGGCCTGTAATATTACGGATAAAGGTTTTAGACGTGTTCTTGATTTTACCAAACCGGGAGTTTGGGAATACGAAATTGAGGCGGAATTATTGCATGAATTCATTCGCAACCGTTCTAAGGGTTTTGCGTATTCGCCTATCATTGCTTCCGGAAACAATGCCAACGTATTACATTATGTTGAAAACAACCAACAGTGTAAAAGTGGGGATTTAATTTTGATGGATACTGCCGCTGAATATGCCAACTACTCATCTGATTTAACGCGAACCATTCCTGTAAACGGAAAATTTACACCACGACAGAAAGAGGTTTATGAAGCCGTTCTTAGAGTAAAAAATGAAGCAACAAAAATGTTGGTGCCTGGTACAATTTGGGCAGATTATCATGTAGAATGTGGTAAACTTATGACTTCAGAGCTTTTAGGTTTAGGTCTATTGGATAAGGTTGACGTTCAGAATGAAAACAAAGACTGGCCAGCGTACAAAAAGTATTTCATGCACGGAACTAGTCACCATATAGGATTGAACACCCACGACTACGGGGAACTGAAAAAACCAATGGAAGCGAATATGGTTTTCACAGTTGAACCGGGTATTTATATCCCTGAAGAAAAAATGGGAATCCGTATAGAAGATGATGTGGTCATCCAAGAAAAAGGAGAGCCCTTTAATTTAATGGCCAATATTCCTATTGAAGTTGAGGAGATTGAAGAGTTGATGAATAAGTAA